From one Flavobacteriales bacterium genomic stretch:
- a CDS encoding DUF433 domain-containing protein, translating to MSTSPDILSRITTDPHICHGKAVVRGMRWPVQNVLELMASGMSTEEIIRDHPELEPDDFLACLAFAAKVTEVKSIHRAAQ from the coding sequence ATGAGCACTTCGCCGGATATCCTTTCACGCATCACCACCGATCCGCACATCTGCCATGGCAAGGCGGTGGTGCGCGGCATGCGCTGGCCGGTGCAGAACGTGCTGGAACTGATGGCCAGTGGTATGAGTACCGAGGAGATCATTCGCGACCATCCCGAACTGGAGCCCGATGACTTCCTGGCATGCCTCGCTTTCGCAGCGAAGGTCACCGAAGTGAAATCCATCCATCGCGCGGCGCAGTGA
- a CDS encoding T9SS type A sorting domain-containing protein: MNNNSTNRMQIRHILLVPLVAVEALTMAQTPMLIKDIAPGPVSSGPSAFLTPGTTQLIFSANNGITGNDAWMSDGTEVGTTLYADIPGSGPGPDHFVTATGSPNGLFYAATSDLQGRELWMATGLLKDIIPGAVSSNPDKLMRLGSGPLIFRVDDGVNGEELWKSDGTPPGTQLLMDINPGPGGSSLSNDDRDYAVNTSTERLYFRASEPVNGDELWVTDGTEAGTILVKDIRPGPDGSGPHGLTMVNGLLFFLADDGAGGNGLWKTDGTESGTVFVSPVDNGDELVNMNGTLFFVAEEIGGAGVELWSSDGTGPGTMMVKDIWPGSASSTPHLLTTSMMDGILYFIADDGTSGPELWKSDGTEAGTTLVKDINPGPIGSSTTAMEATDFVLFFDADDGTHGLELWRSEGTSATTVLTLDIYPGMQGSAPHELCRGAYSLFFAADDGIHGVEPWVVYEIQLLPVGLATTELAQGTQVYPNPADDVLYLNAPTNGSLRITLHDSRGERVKSFDIRGLRCEVSVQDLAPGIYTVRCEPPYQAEPVRFIVQH; the protein is encoded by the coding sequence GTGAACAATAACAGCACCAACAGAATGCAAATACGACACATCCTCCTCGTGCCCCTCGTCGCGGTCGAAGCGCTGACAATGGCACAAACACCGATGCTGATCAAGGACATTGCTCCGGGACCGGTGAGTTCTGGCCCTTCGGCCTTTTTAACACCGGGCACGACACAGCTAATCTTCAGCGCGAACAACGGCATTACCGGTAACGATGCGTGGATGAGCGATGGCACGGAGGTTGGCACGACGTTGTATGCGGACATCCCCGGAAGCGGCCCAGGACCCGACCATTTCGTTACCGCAACTGGCAGCCCCAATGGCCTGTTCTATGCGGCTACCAGCGACCTTCAGGGCCGGGAACTGTGGATGGCGACAGGATTGTTGAAGGATATCATCCCTGGCGCCGTGAGTTCCAACCCGGACAAATTGATGCGGTTAGGAAGTGGGCCATTGATCTTCCGTGTCGATGATGGTGTGAATGGCGAGGAACTCTGGAAAAGCGACGGCACACCTCCGGGCACCCAGCTGCTAATGGATATCAATCCAGGCCCGGGAGGGAGCAGCTTGTCCAATGATGACCGGGACTATGCGGTGAACACCTCTACCGAAAGGCTCTATTTCAGGGCATCGGAACCAGTGAATGGTGACGAGCTCTGGGTCACCGATGGCACGGAAGCCGGTACCATATTGGTGAAGGACATCCGGCCTGGACCGGATGGGTCCGGACCCCATGGCCTGACCATGGTCAATGGTTTGCTCTTCTTTCTGGCCGACGATGGCGCGGGAGGGAACGGATTGTGGAAAACCGATGGTACAGAATCCGGGACCGTATTCGTTTCACCAGTGGACAACGGCGATGAACTCGTGAATATGAACGGCACGCTCTTCTTCGTTGCCGAGGAGATCGGTGGCGCAGGGGTCGAACTATGGTCCAGCGACGGGACCGGACCGGGTACTATGATGGTGAAGGATATCTGGCCTGGAAGCGCAAGTTCGACACCTCATTTGCTCACCACTTCAATGATGGATGGGATCCTCTATTTCATCGCCGATGACGGGACCTCGGGACCGGAGTTGTGGAAGAGCGATGGCACGGAAGCAGGCACCACTCTTGTGAAGGATATCAATCCTGGTCCCATTGGAAGTTCCACCACTGCCATGGAGGCTACAGACTTTGTCTTGTTCTTCGACGCGGACGACGGGACCCATGGGCTTGAACTCTGGCGTAGCGAGGGCACCTCAGCTACCACCGTGCTGACGTTGGATATTTATCCGGGAATGCAGGGGTCAGCGCCCCATGAGCTTTGTCGAGGAGCTTATTCGCTCTTCTTCGCAGCAGATGATGGCATCCACGGTGTTGAACCCTGGGTCGTATACGAGATCCAATTGCTACCAGTTGGCCTTGCAACTACTGAATTGGCCCAAGGGACACAGGTGTACCCAAACCCAGCGGACGATGTTTTGTACCTCAACGCACCGACGAATGGGTCACTTCGGATTACGCTGCATGATAGCCGAGGAGAGCGAGTGAAGTCCTTTGACATTCGAGGGCTGAGGTGCGAAGTGAGCGTTCAAGACCTGGCTCCGGGCATATACACTGTTCGTTGCGAACCGCCCTATCAAGCGGAACCGGTTCGCTTCATCGT
- a CDS encoding DUF5615 family PIN-like protein: MNWLVDSQLPHQLATALKQRGHHAVHASELRAGHLSSDDAIIEQADREGAVVVTKDADFIAAYEVKGEPMRLLYVTTGNIRNSELIFIFMNYLDLICEALKDGGLVELDRNGITVR, from the coding sequence GTGAACTGGCTGGTCGATAGCCAGCTACCGCACCAATTGGCCACGGCGCTCAAGCAGCGAGGCCATCATGCGGTGCATGCGTCCGAACTTCGAGCGGGCCACCTGAGTTCGGACGACGCGATCATCGAACAAGCAGACCGCGAGGGCGCTGTAGTCGTTACAAAGGATGCCGACTTTATCGCCGCCTATGAGGTGAAGGGCGAGCCCATGCGGCTCCTCTATGTGACCACCGGCAACATCCGCAACTCCGAGCTGATCTTCATCTTCATGAACTATCTCGACCTCATCTGCGAGGCACTGAAGGATGGAGGGCTGGTGGAACTGGACCGCAACGGCATTACAGTACGATGA